Proteins from a single region of Candidatus Eisenbacteria bacterium:
- a CDS encoding class I SAM-dependent methyltransferase: protein MTSADSVCFLDKEEVRIGEFPDVGPVLDIGGGGEGIVGLLAGEKTISVDRSPRELKEAPEGPRKVAADARALPFPDRVFPLAVAFFTLLYLPGREDLDRLFEEAARTLRPEGRFLIWDAELPVRPDGDTSEAVALPLRVIAAGREIETGYGVRWPRETRAAEEVLRLARRAGFEGRVMERSGRTYRIDLRLREER, encoded by the coding sequence ATGACGTCGGCGGATTCGGTGTGCTTCCTCGATAAAGAAGAGGTGCGGATCGGGGAGTTCCCGGACGTCGGCCCCGTGCTCGACATCGGCGGAGGGGGTGAGGGGATCGTCGGTCTCCTGGCGGGGGAGAAGACGATCTCGGTGGACCGTTCCCCGCGCGAACTGAAGGAGGCGCCGGAGGGTCCGCGCAAGGTGGCGGCCGACGCGCGGGCGCTCCCCTTCCCCGACCGGGTCTTCCCACTGGCCGTCGCGTTCTTTACGCTTCTCTATCTGCCGGGACGCGAAGACCTGGATCGTCTGTTCGAGGAGGCGGCGCGGACTCTGCGACCGGAGGGGCGTTTCCTGATCTGGGACGCGGAGCTACCGGTGCGTCCGGATGGAGATACGAGCGAGGCGGTCGCCCTTCCCCTCCGGGTGATCGCCGCCGGTCGGGAGATCGAAACGGGGTACGGCGTTCGCTGGCCGCGGGAGACCCGCGCTGCCGAGGAGGTTCTCCGCCTCGCCCGCCGCGCCGGATTCGAGGGCAGAGTGATGGAACGTTCCGGAAGAACATACCGGATCGACCTACGGCTACGGGAGGAGCGATGA
- the pepT gene encoding peptidase T has translation MSTDELLNRFLRYVKVDTTSNEESETYPSTECQLDLARMLKEELESLGLQNVSQNEFGIVMGTVPATKEGAPTIAWFAHMDTSPEASGTNVKPVVRSNYDGGDIVPSGDPSQVIRAADVPEMAGMKGKTLITSDGTTLLGADDKAGVAIIMTAAADLMEDRTIPHGPIRVVFTCDEEVGRGTDKIDLAEIDAKVGYTVDGSELGSIEQETFSADMATVTVTGNNIHPGLAKGKMINAIRLAGQFLTRLPWHRLAPETTAGREPFLHPYVIEGGVPEVKIKVLLRSFDTADLADQAEILRRVGATIVAEHPGASIDVSVKKQYRNMLEALRKEPRAVELAVEAARKAGVEPRYELIRGGTDGSRLSEMGLPTPNLWAGMYNYHSEREFACLEEMDASRKTLVELARLWGNEK, from the coding sequence GTGAGCACCGATGAACTGTTGAACCGCTTCCTGCGCTACGTGAAGGTGGATACGACCTCGAACGAGGAGAGTGAAACCTATCCCAGCACCGAGTGTCAGCTCGATCTGGCGCGCATGCTGAAGGAGGAACTGGAGTCGCTCGGTCTCCAGAACGTGAGCCAGAACGAGTTCGGCATCGTGATGGGGACCGTTCCCGCCACGAAGGAAGGGGCGCCGACGATCGCCTGGTTCGCCCACATGGACACATCCCCCGAGGCGAGCGGTACAAACGTGAAACCGGTGGTGCGGAGCAACTACGACGGCGGCGACATCGTTCCCTCCGGCGATCCCTCGCAGGTGATCCGCGCCGCCGATGTGCCCGAGATGGCGGGGATGAAGGGGAAGACGCTGATCACGTCCGACGGGACCACACTCCTCGGCGCCGACGACAAGGCGGGGGTGGCGATCATCATGACCGCCGCCGCCGATCTGATGGAGGACCGCACCATCCCCCACGGCCCGATCCGCGTCGTCTTCACCTGCGACGAAGAGGTGGGACGCGGGACCGACAAGATCGACCTCGCGGAGATCGACGCGAAGGTCGGGTACACCGTGGACGGCTCGGAGCTGGGATCCATCGAGCAGGAGACCTTCTCCGCGGACATGGCGACCGTCACCGTCACCGGCAACAACATCCACCCCGGTCTCGCCAAGGGGAAGATGATCAACGCGATCCGCCTGGCGGGGCAGTTCCTCACCCGTCTCCCCTGGCACCGGCTCGCGCCGGAAACCACCGCGGGGCGCGAGCCCTTCCTGCACCCCTACGTGATCGAGGGGGGCGTGCCGGAGGTGAAGATCAAGGTCCTGCTCCGGAGCTTCGACACAGCCGACCTGGCGGACCAGGCGGAGATCCTGAGACGCGTCGGCGCCACGATCGTCGCCGAACATCCGGGGGCGTCGATCGACGTGTCGGTGAAGAAGCAGTACCGGAACATGCTCGAGGCGCTCCGGAAGGAGCCGCGGGCGGTGGAACTGGCCGTGGAGGCGGCGCGCAAGGCGGGCGTGGAGCCGCGCTACGAGCTGATCCGCGGCGGGACGGACGGGTCCCGCCTCTCCGAGATGGGGCTCCCGACGCCGAACCTGTGGGCGGGGATGTACAACTACCACTCCGAGCGGGAGTTCGCCTGTCTGGAAGAGATGGACGCCTCCCGCAAGACGCTGGTCGAGCTGGCCCGCCTCTGGGGGAACGAGAAGTAG
- a CDS encoding aromatic amino acid lyase translates to MAVRITGKDLTIEHVVSVARNNEPVELAPEARERIVKCRAFIEERIQAREIMYGVNTGIGEFSEVVLTDDQVEQFQRYLIYNHAAGIGDPFPKEVVRAAMLLRANVHANGYSGCRPVITETLVAMLNKGVTPVVCTKGSVGACGDLSPMSQMALSMMGEGEAFYKGERMATKTAFEKAGIPIPGLRARDGLASINGSNMLTGIGCLSVYDAERFLKMADIAAAMTLDALKANMKPYDGRLHELRGFRGAVASAANIRKVIDGSDLLTGKEKVKVQDAYSMRSTPQVHGGARDHLRWTRSQIEIEANGVGDNPIFLPDDHVVLTGANFQGTPVSLPLDTLGGAITMVCVISERRLNRMTNPALSVGLPAFLTKGAGMMSGMMLSQYTADMQIVEQKILSTPAFFQSIPAAADQEDFVSMGMNSALKTAQILEVANGVLGIELMAAAQSLDFRKYAPGRGTLAAKAAIREKVDFLDEDRPLFNDHNAMMDLVKTRRILDAVENEVGELRTY, encoded by the coding sequence ATGGCCGTCCGCATCACCGGCAAAGACCTCACCATCGAGCACGTCGTCTCCGTCGCACGAAACAACGAACCGGTCGAACTCGCCCCCGAGGCGCGCGAACGCATCGTCAAATGCCGCGCATTCATCGAGGAGCGCATCCAAGCGCGCGAGATCATGTACGGCGTCAACACCGGCATCGGCGAATTCAGCGAAGTGGTTCTCACCGACGATCAGGTCGAGCAGTTCCAGCGCTACCTCATCTACAACCACGCCGCCGGCATCGGCGATCCCTTCCCGAAAGAAGTGGTGCGCGCGGCGATGCTCCTTCGCGCCAACGTCCACGCCAACGGCTACTCCGGTTGCCGCCCCGTGATCACCGAAACCCTCGTCGCCATGCTCAACAAAGGAGTGACGCCGGTGGTCTGCACCAAGGGATCGGTGGGCGCCTGCGGCGACCTCTCTCCCATGAGTCAGATGGCCCTCTCCATGATGGGCGAGGGAGAGGCCTTTTATAAAGGCGAGCGGATGGCGACCAAGACCGCCTTCGAGAAGGCGGGCATTCCGATCCCCGGCCTCCGGGCGCGGGACGGCCTCGCCTCCATCAACGGCTCCAACATGCTGACCGGGATCGGCTGCCTCTCCGTATACGACGCCGAGCGCTTCCTCAAGATGGCGGACATCGCCGCGGCGATGACCCTCGACGCGCTCAAGGCGAACATGAAGCCTTACGACGGGCGGCTCCACGAGCTGCGCGGCTTCCGCGGCGCCGTCGCGTCGGCGGCGAACATCCGCAAGGTGATCGACGGCTCCGACCTCCTCACCGGCAAGGAAAAGGTCAAGGTTCAGGACGCCTACAGCATGCGTTCCACCCCGCAGGTGCACGGCGGGGCGCGCGATCACCTCCGCTGGACCCGCAGCCAGATCGAGATCGAAGCGAACGGCGTCGGCGACAACCCCATCTTCCTCCCCGACGATCATGTCGTCCTCACCGGCGCGAACTTCCAGGGGACGCCGGTCAGCCTTCCCCTCGACACCCTCGGCGGGGCGATCACCATGGTCTGCGTGATCAGCGAGAGGCGCCTCAACCGGATGACCAACCCGGCGCTCAGCGTCGGCCTCCCCGCGTTCCTCACCAAGGGGGCGGGAATGATGTCCGGCATGATGCTCAGCCAGTACACCGCGGACATGCAGATCGTCGAGCAGAAGATCCTCTCCACACCCGCCTTCTTCCAGTCCATCCCGGCGGCCGCGGACCAGGAGGATTTCGTCTCCATGGGGATGAACTCGGCGCTCAAGACCGCCCAGATTCTGGAGGTCGCCAACGGGGTCCTCGGCATCGAGCTGATGGCGGCCGCGCAGTCCCTCGACTTCCGGAAGTACGCACCCGGCCGCGGCACGCTCGCCGCCAAGGCGGCGATCCGCGAGAAGGTCGACTTCCTCGACGAGGACCGCCCCCTCTTCAACGATCACAACGCCATGATGGATTTGGTGAAGACCAGGCGGATTCTCGATGCGGTGGAGAACGAGGTGGGCGAACTCAGGACCTACTGA
- a CDS encoding SUMF1/EgtB/PvdO family nonheme iron enzyme: MKRLLLIFGLALFCCSFLSCDLLQSDSDDDESGDPQGTTTFEWVDIPAGAYTYGDSAAASTIDTAYKIMKYEVTNAQYVAFLEEAIAAGEAFFFFLGDSVASTVQGTYEGDEMYSAGTVPLFDLHAYSQHPYEQRITYSGGAFVIVPGYENHPAVQVTWFGAYAFAKHYGLALPTEEEWEMAARGNTGYQYPWGNDDPWDEHGVINCGLVNYGDCRYDTAPVGGTSGVSPYGVCEMAGNVYEWCHSWIGAGSFDRVVRGGSWNVSSWEIQTFARGHRSPKRSYWDGGFRCVKRS, from the coding sequence GTGAAAAGGCTGCTATTGATTTTCGGCCTCGCGCTCTTCTGCTGTTCGTTCTTGTCCTGTGATCTGTTGCAATCGGATTCCGATGACGACGAATCGGGCGATCCCCAGGGGACGACGACCTTCGAGTGGGTCGATATCCCCGCCGGCGCCTATACCTATGGGGACTCCGCCGCCGCTTCGACGATCGATACCGCCTACAAGATCATGAAGTACGAGGTGACCAACGCGCAGTATGTCGCCTTCCTGGAGGAGGCGATAGCGGCGGGGGAGGCGTTTTTCTTTTTCTTGGGCGACAGCGTCGCCAGCACCGTGCAGGGGACTTACGAAGGGGACGAGATGTACAGCGCCGGGACCGTCCCTCTTTTCGACCTGCACGCGTACTCCCAGCATCCCTATGAACAGAGGATCACCTACTCAGGCGGCGCCTTCGTCATCGTCCCCGGATACGAGAACCACCCGGCCGTGCAGGTGACCTGGTTCGGCGCGTACGCCTTCGCGAAGCACTACGGGCTCGCCCTCCCCACCGAGGAGGAGTGGGAGATGGCGGCGCGGGGGAACACGGGGTACCAGTATCCCTGGGGGAACGACGATCCTTGGGACGAGCACGGCGTGATCAACTGCGGCCTCGTCAACTACGGGGACTGCCGCTACGACACGGCGCCCGTGGGCGGCACCAGCGGCGTCAGTCCCTACGGTGTTTGCGAGATGGCGGGGAACGTCTACGAGTGGTGCCACAGCTGGATCGGCGCGGGGAGCTTCGACCGCGTGGTGCGCGGCGGTTCGTGGAACGTCAGCTCCTGGGAGATCCAGACGTTCGCGCGCGGCCATCGCTCTCCGAAACGGAGCTATTGGGACGGCGGTTTCCGCTGCGTGAAGCGGAGCTGA
- a CDS encoding helix-hairpin-helix domain-containing protein has protein sequence MKRKISEPNDLRTIPGVGPSISRDLVDLGFRSVANLHGADPEEMYGRLQILRGGPIDRCVLYVFRSAVYFAVSRRPDPELLKWWNWKDRPDPRNPKRRER, from the coding sequence ATGAAACGAAAAATCTCCGAACCGAACGACCTCCGGACGATTCCCGGCGTGGGGCCGAGCATCTCCCGGGATCTCGTCGACCTCGGCTTTCGGTCCGTCGCGAATCTCCACGGAGCCGACCCGGAAGAAATGTACGGTCGTTTGCAGATCCTCCGCGGGGGGCCGATCGACCGCTGCGTCCTCTACGTCTTCCGCTCGGCCGTCTATTTCGCCGTTTCCCGCCGTCCCGACCCCGAACTGCTCAAGTGGTGGAACTGGAAGGATCGCCCCGATCCCCGGAATCCGAAGCGACGAGAACGCTGA
- a CDS encoding DMT family transporter, protein MRRESLRADGLLLLAAMIWGFSFVAQRAGMAHTGPFTFNAVRFALGALTILPLMGRRRGAASSSPPRRAALKAGVAAGSALFLAVSLQQIGIVTTTAGKAGFITGLYVVIVPLLGIALGRRAGIGTWAGGALAVAGLYLLSVRSGFRLAPGDGLVLAGAFFWAVHVLIVDRAVRRTGALRLAFLQFSFCAAASAVAALVFETVDPAGVRAAAVPILYGGVMSVGVAFTLQVAAQRTAPPAHAALLLSLETVFAALGGALLLGEGMDGRGAIGCAAILAGILLSRLAGEGTQGAPGGA, encoded by the coding sequence ATGCGAAGGGAATCGTTGCGGGCCGACGGGCTCCTCCTTCTCGCGGCGATGATCTGGGGCTTCTCTTTCGTCGCCCAGAGGGCCGGCATGGCCCACACGGGGCCCTTCACCTTCAACGCCGTTCGTTTCGCCCTCGGCGCGCTCACGATCCTTCCGTTGATGGGCAGGCGGCGCGGCGCGGCGTCTTCTTCCCCTCCGCGGCGGGCGGCGCTGAAGGCGGGCGTCGCGGCCGGAAGCGCCCTCTTCCTCGCCGTCTCCCTCCAGCAGATCGGCATCGTCACCACCACCGCCGGGAAAGCGGGCTTCATCACCGGGCTCTACGTGGTGATCGTGCCCCTTCTCGGGATCGCCCTCGGACGAAGGGCGGGGATCGGCACCTGGGCGGGAGGGGCGCTCGCCGTCGCCGGCCTCTACCTCCTCAGCGTCCGCTCCGGATTCCGCCTCGCGCCGGGCGACGGTCTCGTCCTCGCCGGCGCTTTCTTCTGGGCGGTTCACGTGTTGATCGTCGATCGCGCCGTCCGGCGGACCGGGGCGCTCCGACTCGCTTTTCTCCAATTTTCGTTTTGCGCCGCGGCGAGCGCCGTCGCCGCCCTCGTCTTCGAAACGGTCGATCCGGCCGGGGTCCGGGCCGCCGCCGTTCCGATTCTCTACGGAGGGGTGATGTCCGTCGGCGTCGCCTTCACGCTGCAGGTCGCGGCGCAGAGGACGGCCCCGCCCGCGCACGCGGCGCTTCTCCTCAGCCTGGAAACGGTTTTCGCCGCTCTCGGCGGGGCTCTTCTCCTTGGTGAGGGGATGGACGGGCGCGGGGCGATCGGCTGCGCGGCGATCCTCGCCGGCATCCTTCTCTCCCGCCTCGCCGGAGAGGGGACGCAGGGAGCGCCCGGCGGCGCGTGA
- the murA gene encoding UDP-N-acetylglucosamine 1-carboxyvinyltransferase has translation MAIFRVEGGIPLSGEVIPSGNKNEALPVLAASLLAGGPVTLRNVPRIGDTGTMIDAIRSAGASMDTLTPDTVTIDPSGIKDAEPDQETCARIRASFLLAGPLLARRGHVTLPRPGGDRIGRRRLDTHLLALEALGVEVSAGKAYHLAAPRGLRGTEIFLDEASVMATENVVMAAAAATGTSVIYNAACEPHVQGVCRMLVAMGARIDGIGSNVLTVEGTPELGGCEHRVSPDHIEIGSFIGLAAVTGGETTIRDVVPEHLRMIRMAFRRLGVETRLSGGDLVVPGGQDLEVCCDLGGAIPSIADGPWPAFPADLTSIALVTATRSRGTVLIHEKMFESRLFFVDSLIAMGAKIVLCDPHRAVVNGPANLVGRNLSSPDIRAGMALLIAALQAEGISMIHNIQQIDRGYEKIDERLRRLGARIERLDDCAA, from the coding sequence ATGGCGATCTTTCGCGTGGAAGGGGGGATCCCGCTTTCGGGCGAAGTGATTCCTTCGGGGAACAAGAACGAAGCGCTTCCCGTGCTGGCCGCCTCTCTTCTCGCGGGCGGGCCGGTGACCCTCCGGAACGTGCCGCGGATCGGCGACACGGGCACGATGATCGACGCGATTCGGAGCGCAGGCGCATCGATGGACACCCTGACTCCGGACACGGTCACGATCGATCCTTCGGGGATCAAGGACGCCGAGCCGGACCAGGAAACCTGCGCGCGCATACGCGCCTCTTTCCTCCTCGCGGGACCGCTCCTCGCGCGCCGGGGGCACGTCACTCTGCCGCGCCCCGGCGGGGATCGAATCGGCCGGAGGCGGCTCGACACGCACCTTCTCGCGCTGGAAGCGCTCGGCGTCGAGGTGAGCGCCGGCAAGGCCTATCACCTGGCCGCACCGCGGGGACTCCGGGGGACGGAGATCTTTCTCGACGAGGCGTCGGTGATGGCGACGGAGAACGTGGTGATGGCCGCCGCCGCCGCGACGGGGACCTCCGTCATCTACAACGCCGCCTGCGAGCCGCACGTGCAGGGGGTCTGCCGGATGCTCGTCGCGATGGGCGCGCGGATCGACGGGATCGGGAGCAACGTTCTCACCGTCGAAGGGACGCCGGAGCTGGGAGGCTGCGAGCACCGCGTATCGCCGGACCACATCGAGATCGGCAGCTTCATCGGTCTCGCCGCGGTGACCGGCGGCGAGACGACGATACGCGACGTGGTTCCGGAGCATCTCCGCATGATTCGGATGGCCTTCCGCCGCCTCGGCGTGGAGACCCGCCTCTCCGGCGGCGACCTCGTCGTGCCGGGCGGGCAGGACCTGGAGGTGTGCTGCGATCTCGGCGGGGCGATCCCGAGCATCGCCGACGGCCCGTGGCCCGCCTTCCCGGCGGACCTCACATCGATCGCCCTCGTCACCGCGACCCGATCGCGCGGAACGGTGCTGATCCACGAGAAGATGTTCGAGAGCCGGCTCTTCTTCGTCGACAGCCTGATCGCCATGGGGGCGAAGATCGTCCTCTGCGATCCGCACCGCGCGGTGGTGAACGGACCGGCGAACCTCGTCGGCCGCAACCTCTCCAGCCCGGATATCCGCGCCGGTATGGCTCTTCTGATCGCGGCGCTTCAGGCGGAGGGTATCTCGATGATCCACAACATCCAGCAGATCGATCGGGGCTACGAGAAGATCGACGAGCGCCTCCGCCGCCTCGGCGCGCGGATCGAACGGTTGGACGACTGCGCGGCTTAG
- a CDS encoding SDR family oxidoreductase, whose protein sequence is MHALSGKWALVTGSSRGIGQRIAVGLAGEGCNVILHARTIGHLDETVHVLKDHDVEQVTVEGDLATDAGVLAVIDGVREKPGRVDILYNNAAVQNEWRSIWEIPKKVWEETFQINLHALVAMCNAFVPGMIERRFGRVVNITSGIRDVPHLAPYGVSKAAVDKYTLDLAAELRDTGVLVNTLDPGWLKTDMGGPHADHEIDTVLPGALVPALLDDDGPRGRRYSVQDREWI, encoded by the coding sequence ATGCACGCTCTGTCAGGCAAGTGGGCGCTCGTCACGGGTTCGAGCAGGGGAATCGGGCAACGGATCGCGGTGGGGTTGGCGGGGGAAGGGTGCAACGTGATCCTTCACGCCCGCACGATCGGACATTTGGACGAGACCGTTCACGTGCTGAAAGACCATGACGTCGAACAGGTCACCGTCGAGGGCGATCTCGCGACGGACGCCGGCGTGCTGGCGGTGATCGACGGCGTGCGTGAAAAACCGGGCCGCGTCGACATTCTCTACAACAACGCCGCGGTGCAGAACGAATGGCGGAGCATTTGGGAGATTCCCAAGAAGGTCTGGGAAGAGACGTTCCAGATCAACCTGCACGCGCTCGTGGCGATGTGCAACGCCTTCGTTCCCGGAATGATCGAGCGAAGATTCGGGCGGGTCGTCAACATCACCTCGGGGATCCGGGATGTCCCGCATCTCGCGCCCTACGGTGTTTCCAAGGCGGCGGTCGACAAGTACACGCTGGATCTGGCGGCGGAACTACGTGATACCGGCGTTCTGGTGAACACCTTGGACCCCGGTTGGCTCAAAACGGACATGGGCGGCCCTCACGCCGATCATGAAATCGACACCGTTCTGCCCGGCGCCCTCGTCCCGGCGCTCTTGGACGACGATGGTCCCCGCGGACGCCGGTACTCGGTCCAGGACCGGGAGTGGATTTAG